One genomic window of Stigmatopora nigra isolate UIUO_SnigA chromosome 13, RoL_Snig_1.1, whole genome shotgun sequence includes the following:
- the snx14 gene encoding sorting nexin-14 isoform X5, with protein sequence MGRFRVCFQRIRRKMKLDLLRDMGRQYPLFCFLLLVLLLSTVLLNRYIHIMMVVWSFLAGVVTFYCSLGPESLLPNILVNIKPKIKSYQQELFPLGHSCAVCGKIRCKRHRPTLLLENYQPWLELKVSSKVDASLSEILELVLENFVYPWYRDVTDDEAFVDELRVTLRFFAAVLVRRIQKVDVASLITRKLLKASMKHIEIIAKARQRVKSAEFLQQAVLEEYGPDLHVALRSRRDELLYLRKLTEMLFPYILPPKATDCRSLTLLIKEVMAGSVFLPSMDFLADPDTVNHFLLIFIDNSPPEEATEPTSTLVPFLQKYSDPRSTKPSVLKLELKEIREQQDLLFRFMNFLKQEGAVHVLQFCLAVEEFNDRILCPELPDSEKIMLHEEVKKIYETYCLDESIDKIRFDPFIVEEIRNVAEGPYEEVVKLQTMRCLFEAYEHVLSLLENVFTPMFCHSDEYFRQLLRGAESPARNSKMSRNTSKRGESFGISRIGSKIKGVFKSTTLEGAMLPAYGLVEGEDDLVEEAMMVLEDDSPIEVASTPSTPRNLSAWNITIPYIDSYDDDVKRERIPVFCIDVERNDRKAVGHETEHWSVYRRYLEFYVLESKLTEFHGSFPDAQLPSKRIIGPKNYEFLSSKREEFQEYLQKLLQHPELSNSQLLADFLSPHSMESQFLDKMLPDVNLGKIIKSVPSKLIKEKGQHLEPFIQSYFNSCESPKPKPSRPELTIRSPTSENDKKLFNDLFKNNANRSEMAEKRHNQNYFMEILTVEGVYDYLMYVGRVVFHIPDWLHHLLMGGRILFKNTLEAYTDCYLQQKLNQMVEEHRLISLITLLRDAVFCETSPPRSAQDKQRRAKRTFGEMMRYIPDLLGKCIGEEAKYEGVCLLFDGLQQPVVNKQLTYVLLDIAIQELFPELNKVHKDSSINASWM encoded by the exons ATGGGAAGATTCCGGGTTTGTTTTCAACGTATACGGCGCAAAATGAAACTGGATCTGCTCAGAGACATGGGTCGACAATACCCCCTTTTCTGCTTCCTTCTACTAGTCCTGCTACTATCCACCGTGCTGTTAAACAG GTATATTCACATCATGATGGTGGTCTGGTCCTTTCTGGCTGGTGTGGTTACTTTCTACTGCTCTTTGGGACCAGAGTCTCTGTTGCCAAACATCTTGGTCAACATAAAGCCAAAGATCAAG TCCTACCAGCAGGAGTTGTTTCCGCTTGGACACAGCTGTGCTGTTTGTGGGAAGATCAGGTGCAAAAGACACAG ACCTACTTTACTATTGGAAAACTACCAACCATGGCTTGAGCTGAAAGTTTCCTCTAAGGTGGATGCTTCTCTTTCAGAG ATTCTGGAGCTAGTTCTTGAAAACTTTGTCTATCCCTGGTATAG AGATGTCACAGACGATGAGGCATTTGTTGATGAGCTGAGGGTGACTTTACGCTTCTTTGCTGCTGTGTTGGTCCGCCGTATCCAGAAG GTTGACGTGGCGTCCCTTATCACACGGAAGCTTCTGAAAGCCTCCATGAAGCACATTGAAATAATTGCCAAAGCTCGACAGCGAG TGAAAAGTGCTGAGTTTCTTCAACAAGCTGTCCTGGAGGAGTATGGTCCTGACCTTCATGTAGCGCTACGCAGTCGCAGAGATGAGCTTCTCTATCTCAGAAAATTGACTGAGATGCTCTTTCCCTATATCTTGCCACCTAAAGCTACTGATTGCAG ATCACTCACTTTGCTGATAAAAGAAGTCATGGCTGGTTCTGTCTTTCTCCCTTCTATGGACTTTTTGGCTGATCCT GATACGGTGAATCATTTCCTTTTGATCTTCATTGACAATTCCCCG CCTGAAGAAGCAACAGAGCCAACCTCAACGCTGGTtccttttcttcaaaaatactCTGATCCCCGTAGCACAAAGCCTTCA GTTCTAAAACTGGAGTTAAAAGAAATAAGAGAGCAGCAAGACCTCCTCTTCCGCTTCATGAATTTTTTGAAGCAAGAGGGAGCCGTCCATGTTCTTCAGTTCTGTCTTGCAGTGG AGGAGTTCAACGACAGAATACTTTGCCCAGAGCTACCTGACTCTGAGAAAATTATGCTTCATGAGGAGGTAAAGAAGATCTATGAGACCTACTGTCTAGACGAGAGCATCGACAAGATTCGCTTCGACCCCTTCATTGTGGAAGAAATACGAAACG TTGCTGAGGGCCCTTATGAGGAGGTTGTGAAACTTCAGACCATGAGATGCTTGTTTGAAGCATACGAGCATGTCCTCTCTCTCCTTGAGAATGTTTTCACACCCATGTTCTGCCACAGTGATGAA TACTTTCGCCAACTTCTGAGGGGAGCCGAGTCCCCTGCCAGGAATTCTAAAATGAGTAG GAACACGTCAAAGAGAGGCGAGTCCTTTGGGATCAGCCGCATTGGCAGCAAAATCAAGGGGGTTTTCAAGAGCACAACCCTGGAGGGAGCCATGCTACCAGCCTATGGACTGGTAGAGGGGGAGGACGATTTG GTGGAAGAAGCCATGATGGTGCTGGAGGATGATTCCCCGATAGAAGTGGCCTCCACTCCCAGCACCCCACGGAATCTGTCTGCCTGGAACATAACCATTCCTTACATTGATTCCTATGATGATGACGTGAAGAGGGAAAGAATTCCAGTGTTTTGCATTGATGTGGAACGGAATGACCGCAAAGCAG TGGGTCACGAGACTGAGCACTGGTCTGTATACAGAAGATATCTGGAGTTTTACGTCCTTGAGTCAAAGCTAACCGAATTTCACg GTTCATTTCCTGATGCACAGTTGCCTTCTAAGAGAATCATTGGCCCCAAAAATTATGAGTTCCTGTCATCCAAAAGAGAGGAGTTTCAAGAGTATCTTCAG AAACTCCTACAGCACCCCGAGCTGAGCAATAGCCAACTTCTTGCAGACTTCCTGTCTCCTCACAGCATGGAGTCGCAGTTCTTGGACAAGATGTTGCCTGATGTTAACCTTG gaaaaatcattaaatcagtGCCCAGCAAACTGATAAAAGAG AAAGGACAACATCTAGAGCCATTCATCCAGTCCTACTTTAATTCTTGTGAGTCACCCAAACCCAAACCTAGCCGGCCCGAACTCACCATCCGCAGCCccacttcagaaaatgacaaaaag ctcttCAATGATCTCTTCAAAAACAATGCCAACCGGTCTGAAATGGCAGAAAAGAGGCACAACCAAAATTACTTCATGGAAATCCTTACTGTGGAGGGCGTGTATGACTATTTAATGTATGTTG GTCGAGTTGTCTTCCACATTCCTGACTGGTTGCACCATCTCTTGATGGGTGGAAGGATCCTGTTTAAGAACACGCTTGAGGCCTATACTGATTGCTACCTTCAACAAAAATTGAATCAGATGGTAGAAGAGCACCGTCTGATCTCCCTCATCACTCTGCTGAGAG ATGCTGTTTTCTGTGAGACCAGCCCCCCTCGCTCAGCTCAAGATAAGCAGAGAAGAGCAAAAAGGACATTCGGAGAGATGATGAGATACATTCCCG ACCTTCTGGGGAAATGTATTGGTGAGGAGGCAAAATATGAAGGCGTATGTCTACTCTTTGATGGGCTTCAGCAGCCAGTTGTCAACAAGCAG CTGACCTATGTTCTTCTGGATATTGCTATTCAAGAACTTTTCCCAGAACTAAACAAG GTGCATAAAGACTCTTCAATCAATGCTTCTTGGATGTGA
- the snx14 gene encoding sorting nexin-14 isoform X2, with the protein MGRFRVCFQRIRRKMKLDLLRDMGRQYPLFCFLLLVLLLSTVLLNRYIHIMMVVWSFLAGVVTFYCSLGPESLLPNILVNIKPKIKSYQQELFPLGHSCAVCGKIRCKRHRPTLLLENYQPWLELKVSSKVDASLSEILELVLENFVYPWYRDVTDDEAFVDELRVTLRFFAAVLVRRIQKVDVASLITRKLLKASMKHIEIIAKARQRVKSAEFLQQAVLEEYGPDLHVALRSRRDELLYLRKLTEMLFPYILPPKATDCRSLTLLIKEVMAGSVFLPSMDFLADPDTVNHFLLIFIDNSPPEEATEPTSTLVPFLQKYSDPRSTKPSVLKLELKEIREQQDLLFRFMNFLKQEGAVHVLQFCLAVEEFNDRILCPELPDSEKIMLHEEVKKIYETYCLDESIDKIRFDPFIVEEIRNVAEGPYEEVVKLQTMRCLFEAYEHVLSLLENVFTPMFCHSDEYFRQLLRGAESPARNSKMSSSWDWSPESPSSQFTASGSSSPASFNSLHAQPSLTTFPYGSLSHRHSLSPKNTSKRGESFGISRIGSKIKGVFKSTTLEGAMLPAYGLVEGEDDLVEEAMMVLEDDSPIEVASTPSTPRNLSAWNITIPYIDSYDDDVKRERIPVFCIDVERNDRKAVGHETEHWSVYRRYLEFYVLESKLTEFHGSFPDAQLPSKRIIGPKNYEFLSSKREEFQEYLQKLLQHPELSNSQLLADFLSPHSMESQFLDKMLPDVNLGKIIKSVPSKLIKEKGQHLEPFIQSYFNSCESPKPKPSRPELTIRSPTSENDKKLFNDLFKNNANRSEMAEKRHNQNYFMEILTVEGVYDYLMYVGRVVFHIPDWLHHLLMGGRILFKNTLEAYTDCYLQQKLNQMVEEHRLISLITLLRDAVFCETSPPRSAQDKQRRAKRTFGEMMRYIPDLLGKCIGEEAKYEGVCLLFDGLQQPVVNKQLTYVLLDIAIQELFPELNKVHKDSSINASWM; encoded by the exons ATGGGAAGATTCCGGGTTTGTTTTCAACGTATACGGCGCAAAATGAAACTGGATCTGCTCAGAGACATGGGTCGACAATACCCCCTTTTCTGCTTCCTTCTACTAGTCCTGCTACTATCCACCGTGCTGTTAAACAG GTATATTCACATCATGATGGTGGTCTGGTCCTTTCTGGCTGGTGTGGTTACTTTCTACTGCTCTTTGGGACCAGAGTCTCTGTTGCCAAACATCTTGGTCAACATAAAGCCAAAGATCAAG TCCTACCAGCAGGAGTTGTTTCCGCTTGGACACAGCTGTGCTGTTTGTGGGAAGATCAGGTGCAAAAGACACAG ACCTACTTTACTATTGGAAAACTACCAACCATGGCTTGAGCTGAAAGTTTCCTCTAAGGTGGATGCTTCTCTTTCAGAG ATTCTGGAGCTAGTTCTTGAAAACTTTGTCTATCCCTGGTATAG AGATGTCACAGACGATGAGGCATTTGTTGATGAGCTGAGGGTGACTTTACGCTTCTTTGCTGCTGTGTTGGTCCGCCGTATCCAGAAG GTTGACGTGGCGTCCCTTATCACACGGAAGCTTCTGAAAGCCTCCATGAAGCACATTGAAATAATTGCCAAAGCTCGACAGCGAG TGAAAAGTGCTGAGTTTCTTCAACAAGCTGTCCTGGAGGAGTATGGTCCTGACCTTCATGTAGCGCTACGCAGTCGCAGAGATGAGCTTCTCTATCTCAGAAAATTGACTGAGATGCTCTTTCCCTATATCTTGCCACCTAAAGCTACTGATTGCAG ATCACTCACTTTGCTGATAAAAGAAGTCATGGCTGGTTCTGTCTTTCTCCCTTCTATGGACTTTTTGGCTGATCCT GATACGGTGAATCATTTCCTTTTGATCTTCATTGACAATTCCCCG CCTGAAGAAGCAACAGAGCCAACCTCAACGCTGGTtccttttcttcaaaaatactCTGATCCCCGTAGCACAAAGCCTTCA GTTCTAAAACTGGAGTTAAAAGAAATAAGAGAGCAGCAAGACCTCCTCTTCCGCTTCATGAATTTTTTGAAGCAAGAGGGAGCCGTCCATGTTCTTCAGTTCTGTCTTGCAGTGG AGGAGTTCAACGACAGAATACTTTGCCCAGAGCTACCTGACTCTGAGAAAATTATGCTTCATGAGGAGGTAAAGAAGATCTATGAGACCTACTGTCTAGACGAGAGCATCGACAAGATTCGCTTCGACCCCTTCATTGTGGAAGAAATACGAAACG TTGCTGAGGGCCCTTATGAGGAGGTTGTGAAACTTCAGACCATGAGATGCTTGTTTGAAGCATACGAGCATGTCCTCTCTCTCCTTGAGAATGTTTTCACACCCATGTTCTGCCACAGTGATGAA TACTTTCGCCAACTTCTGAGGGGAGCCGAGTCCCCTGCCAGGAATTCTAAAATGAGTAG TTCCTGGGACTGGAGCCCCGAGTCCCCCTCCTCACAGTTCACCGCCTCTGGCAGTTCTTCACCTGCATCTTTTAACTCCCTCCATGCGCAGCCCTCGTTAACAACTTTTCCATATGGCTCTCTATCCCACCGCCACTCCTTATCACCCAA GAACACGTCAAAGAGAGGCGAGTCCTTTGGGATCAGCCGCATTGGCAGCAAAATCAAGGGGGTTTTCAAGAGCACAACCCTGGAGGGAGCCATGCTACCAGCCTATGGACTGGTAGAGGGGGAGGACGATTTG GTGGAAGAAGCCATGATGGTGCTGGAGGATGATTCCCCGATAGAAGTGGCCTCCACTCCCAGCACCCCACGGAATCTGTCTGCCTGGAACATAACCATTCCTTACATTGATTCCTATGATGATGACGTGAAGAGGGAAAGAATTCCAGTGTTTTGCATTGATGTGGAACGGAATGACCGCAAAGCAG TGGGTCACGAGACTGAGCACTGGTCTGTATACAGAAGATATCTGGAGTTTTACGTCCTTGAGTCAAAGCTAACCGAATTTCACg GTTCATTTCCTGATGCACAGTTGCCTTCTAAGAGAATCATTGGCCCCAAAAATTATGAGTTCCTGTCATCCAAAAGAGAGGAGTTTCAAGAGTATCTTCAG AAACTCCTACAGCACCCCGAGCTGAGCAATAGCCAACTTCTTGCAGACTTCCTGTCTCCTCACAGCATGGAGTCGCAGTTCTTGGACAAGATGTTGCCTGATGTTAACCTTG gaaaaatcattaaatcagtGCCCAGCAAACTGATAAAAGAG AAAGGACAACATCTAGAGCCATTCATCCAGTCCTACTTTAATTCTTGTGAGTCACCCAAACCCAAACCTAGCCGGCCCGAACTCACCATCCGCAGCCccacttcagaaaatgacaaaaag ctcttCAATGATCTCTTCAAAAACAATGCCAACCGGTCTGAAATGGCAGAAAAGAGGCACAACCAAAATTACTTCATGGAAATCCTTACTGTGGAGGGCGTGTATGACTATTTAATGTATGTTG GTCGAGTTGTCTTCCACATTCCTGACTGGTTGCACCATCTCTTGATGGGTGGAAGGATCCTGTTTAAGAACACGCTTGAGGCCTATACTGATTGCTACCTTCAACAAAAATTGAATCAGATGGTAGAAGAGCACCGTCTGATCTCCCTCATCACTCTGCTGAGAG ATGCTGTTTTCTGTGAGACCAGCCCCCCTCGCTCAGCTCAAGATAAGCAGAGAAGAGCAAAAAGGACATTCGGAGAGATGATGAGATACATTCCCG ACCTTCTGGGGAAATGTATTGGTGAGGAGGCAAAATATGAAGGCGTATGTCTACTCTTTGATGGGCTTCAGCAGCCAGTTGTCAACAAGCAG CTGACCTATGTTCTTCTGGATATTGCTATTCAAGAACTTTTCCCAGAACTAAACAAG GTGCATAAAGACTCTTCAATCAATGCTTCTTGGATGTGA